DNA from Leptospira harrisiae:
TTACAGGTGAAATGGCTTTTTTTAAAATCCAAATGCCTGACGGCACTTTCTCTTACTCAAGAGACGGATCTTACAAAATTGATTCCAACCAACAAGTGGTTACATCAAACGGTTACTTACTCGAACCACCTATTATTTTACCTGAAAATGCAATCCTAAATACTCTTATGGTTTCGGAAGAGGGAGAAGTTACCGTTAAAATCGGAAATGACATTCGTCCCACAACCATCGGCCAATTGGAACTCTACCGATTTGTAAACCCAGCCGGTCTCCAAGCTGTAGGAAAAAACTTATTCAGAGAAACTGTGGCTTCTGGTCCTGAAATTCCAGGTATGCCATCCCAAGAAGGGTATGGAAGTGTATTACAAGGTTTTTTGGAAATGAGTAACGTAAAAATCGTGGAAGAGATGGTGAATATGATTGTGGCACAAAGGGCTTACGAATCCAATTCCAAAACCATCCAGACCTCAGATAACATGCTTTCTACGGCCATTGGTTTGAAACGTTAATGAAAGTTTGGTTCCTGATTCTTTTTAGTTTAGGTTTTTCTTTGCCCATCGTGGCAAGTACAAAAGACTTTCGACTCTACTTAAAACCCAAAACCATTGTGGGTGCAGGTGAGATTCGTCTTTCTGATTTTACCAACTGGAAAGGAAATTGGAACCCAATCCTCTTTCAAAATTTACAATCACCGAAAATTCTCACTCCAGAATCTTTGGTGGGTATTTTGAATTCTCGTTACATTGCAGAAACAAAAGAATCGGATGAATCTATTTCTTTTGAAGTGATGGGTAACGCTGGCATTTTACTCCCCAAAACGACTACTGTTTCCAAAAAAGAATTGGAACGTTCTCTTTGGAAAGATTTGAAGGAATCCGTAGAACAGACGATTGGTGATGATGGTGATTTGTTTCGATTGAGTTCAGAAAAGGAATCTATTCTAACGATCTCTGGAACGAAACTCGTTTGGCGTAATACAGGCCGCACCCTCCACGGAGGAAAACGACTTTTTCCTTTGGACTATTATTATGAAGGGAAGATGGTACATTCGGAATCTGTCCCTTTTTTAATTGAAGAAAAGAAAAAGGCATACTTTACCACACGAGAAATTCCTGCAAAGGCAGTGCTAACAGAAGAGGACGTAGAACTACGCTCATTTTTTACTGCAGACCATAACAGGGAATATGTGGAAGAGAGTCCTATCGGCAAAACAGCCCTAGGTGCACTCACTAGTGACTCGACCATTGAAAAAAAACAAGTTCGAACTTTACACACCATTGAAAGGGGACAAGAAGTACAACTTGTTTA
Protein-coding regions in this window:
- the flgA gene encoding flagellar basal body P-ring formation chaperone FlgA; protein product: MKVWFLILFSLGFSLPIVASTKDFRLYLKPKTIVGAGEIRLSDFTNWKGNWNPILFQNLQSPKILTPESLVGILNSRYIAETKESDESISFEVMGNAGILLPKTTTVSKKELERSLWKDLKESVEQTIGDDGDLFRLSSEKESILTISGTKLVWRNTGRTLHGGKRLFPLDYYYEGKMVHSESVPFLIEEKKKAYFTTREIPAKAVLTEEDVELRSFFTADHNREYVEESPIGKTALGALTSDSTIEKKQVRTLHTIERGQEVQLVYTAGNLLLKIKTRALASGNRGDEIPVLNLASQKILKAKVQNEGICLLEEI
- the flgG gene encoding flagellar basal-body rod protein FlgG, which codes for MMRSLWTGATGMIAQQFHIDTVANNLANVNTTGFKKNRVDFEDLVYQHQVLAGTPATSVSEIPTGVNVGHGVKVAATQKLFEIGSFQATGNKLDLALTGEMAFFKIQMPDGTFSYSRDGSYKIDSNQQVVTSNGYLLEPPIILPENAILNTLMVSEEGEVTVKIGNDIRPTTIGQLELYRFVNPAGLQAVGKNLFRETVASGPEIPGMPSQEGYGSVLQGFLEMSNVKIVEEMVNMIVAQRAYESNSKTIQTSDNMLSTAIGLKR